Proteins encoded in a region of the Lycorma delicatula isolate Av1 chromosome 6, ASM4794821v1, whole genome shotgun sequence genome:
- the HLH54F gene encoding basic helix-loop-helix domain-containing transcription factor HLH54F, whose amino-acid sequence MPRRRASEEEWEEERLIGGQQRNAANARERARMRVLSRAFCRLKTTLPWVPADTKLSKLDTLRLATSYIAHLRALLCLDQDDDIEQTNPVHPLNLTWPFTFQQSPGGNNNGGSVNGSVIHSDNTPSWNDNRHSSPLSTTSSSSSSGRSEDCNNLLNSTCNNNDNDIISNNLHYNNSNNNNNSATSINSYLNHHNHTNFHDTLLQIG is encoded by the exons ATGCCGAGACGACGTGCAAGCGAAGAAGAATGGGAAGAAGAGAGACTAATTGGAGGACAGCAAAGAAACGCCGCAAACGCCAGAGAAAGAGCTCGAATGAGAGTCCTATCAAGAGCTTTCTGCAGATTGAAAACCACTCTACCGTGGGTACCAGCCGATACTAAACTATCAAAATTGGATACATTACGTTTGGCCACATCTTATATAGCGCATTTAAGAGCATTACTTTGCCTCGATCAAGACGACGACATCGAACAAACTAATCCCGTTCATCCATTAAATttg acaTGGCCATTTACGTTTCAACAGTCGCCTGGTGGTAATAATAACGGAGGAAGTGTTAACGGTTCAGTAATTCACAGTGACAATACACCATCATGGAATGACAATCGTCATTCTTCACCGTTATCGACgacgtcatcatcatcatcatcaggaAGATCTGAGGAttgtaataacttattaaattctaCTTGCAATAATAACGACAATGATATCATTAGTAAcaatttacattacaataatagtaataacaacaataacagtGCAACATCAATTAACAGTTACTTAAATCATCATAACCATACGAATTTTCACGATACATTATTACAAATTGGATAA